taatcatgatgatgtcacaCTCCACTTCCCATAGTGGACGATTTGGATGATTCTTTTACATGTAGCTAACGTGCTGAAGTACATTAGcaataatttgattaattttatttagttcagatgttacaatcaatttatttatttgttaaaataaagatgtaaatataaaataaacaacaaaatgccttctttgatttatatttatgcaggttatgaaggtatTAATAAGCGATCATtgcaaaaaattacataatccATGTTAGCGGGTTgattatgtataattttttcttccatttaaaggtcatatgaaacgatatcctgaccatattgagttatatacgggaatgagttcataagtgcctatttaataagactgacattgttttttggatattttatgcaaaatgtgagcaccacagtcgatcaaaattacttaatcgggaaaaggaacattgacttacgcggcttacctcccttgcttatgacgtcagtaagacccaatcgccttataaagctatgttgtgaatacaaatatccatgtcattttgcagcattttaaaagaaaaaaaatactattttatataaaaacttgtataattatacaataatcaaccacgtcagtattttttctctcaagaaatgaaatcgtgtgcgtttttatttacatgtaataccgtgtacataatgatattcagtttcgagactgcagggagaataaatgattttcttcatagatccacatgcaagtataatataattttaatataagcatatttatatgttttattttgatatttttaatgaaattgacaaattcaaaaataagtctgatcgttttttcccatttgcacgttcatgcaattcattaagattttttttcaacttgtaggcctcattgtgcctcattcgcttcacgattatattgtttgtgtttcactttcaaattcacaaatatgttaccatttaattatttttagtctaagagaaatttcttcaaatgttttgtttttgaaacgtgtacttgaatgtgccgtgttttgattttaaaacgtgtatgtgcggtgtttgctcacagatcccttttatctcactttcttccgcaatgttttctttcgttttttttttttatcattattgatgcttgttcttaataaaatctgttgattatcttcacattcgttcacaactatttttatcaaacaaccgatttattttaaccgatacatttctaaatccttaaatgccatatttccgcgatctaatttaataaaacgttaatacacgtgtacacaaagtattttctaaagatattgctacatgtatatatcaataagtcagaaatttatattatttcgaaataaaatttaagaataattatgcggcattttatagcagctcttaaatacaaactatgtacacaatgcctcaaacattttcattggcctgccttatatacttttttatgtgacaaaataaatcaaatcaatttaattgctttaattccctttaaatgtagctcaatcattatacgtaccgaagaagaaaatgatgtttctatttcaaaagaataaggataattcattaatcagctgtaaatgttggagcatttctttcgttaaatttccactccagtacgggatcttcatcatgattttacttttgtgagaagctgatattagatttattcattaacgaccaattaaaactaagtcatctgtaggctactacgaaattaaatgatctcatttgaaaagaaagacacgttcatatatgcaaaaattactaaaatttaatcgataaactactgtaaaattacactagttttaatgcattgtttacatcggtgggtctttgtgacgtcataaatccacaaattcaagaacgataagcgggcaagaatttttcaggtgctcagttttcacggttatttctatgtaatgcaaaggcaaaaaaatcttacatcatgtattttaacatttgtttataccaagttttatattcatgaaagaaaatcatagtgttaaaaatcgtttcatatgacctttaaagaataaaatgctGAAGGTTTCAACTAATCGATGAAAggggcatgtagatttcagtccggTCAGTTTCGACAGAGCTATATGTATGAATGCCACTACTGACTCGTACATTCAATAGTGGGACtcatacttggtggatgtaaatacatgcatgtcCCGAATGAATAAGCAAAAgaaacattttgttgtttacacAAACACACTGACACGTACCTTTTGTCTACAGGACTGGTATTTCAGTCCCATATATCCACGTTTGAAAGCCCCGTTTTGTCAAATAACCTGTAAGAAATCAAAGAACTGTCAAATacggttttattttttatataatttatggTTTTATTTTACGTATCACATCATATCTGCAAgttcaaagggggggggggggggttagaaaatatgtaaatacatatgcatttcaaatttttctctctaactacatgtattatacatgtatatatgtagtACTTCGATCGTtaaagtgtatttttttaattaaagaataagTTTGCTTGTTTATTCTACtcattcattattttatcaacTATGATTGATTAATTTACAAGTTTTTTCGGctctttacttaaaaaaaatcatcatcctagtagtattttatttaaataaattatatgatcagttattgaaataaaaatgattcatgGGAATGTTAAAAAAGAATGTGGCACgaaagaaagggggggggggggtattgtaTCATTTAGAGTTAggtatataaatattgaatatacagacatacatgtagtattcaGATTTCAACAATGATAGTTTCACGTTCCTTCAGTAAACGACCTGTAGTTATCGTTCCTTCCATTGATGATTAAGTTAAAGCCCATGCAGTAGCTGTGTGTTTAACAACTTCGTCATGTGAAATACACTGAACAGTAGACGGAAAAATCCACCAGGTCTATTTAtagcatttaaaaattttcgcaaaattttcatatgtttatttattctcaTTAAAGTTTCACTGCAAAGGCTTACATATTGGAATATTTTTTCCTGaaaattcttgaaaattttaagtaagTATTATGAAGTAAGTTACTGAAATACTAGACCATCATAgatcttttatttattaaaattattaatgtattatacaaaataatttgaatagtcaaaaatatgaaatgcatatcaattttttagttTACAGTTTCTTTTATAATCTAATGCTTTGACAAATCATTTACTAACGTAATACTTCATTTATGTATTGACATGATTTGGCATTGATAAAAAACAAGTGTGATTTTTCCATGCAGTTAACTGAATTGTTTTGTCAAGCGATGGAAGAGAAATCGAGGATTCCTTTACTGCTGACTTTTATGTGCATTTGTTCAGAGGTAAATTTTATATAACCTTCCGTTATGACAGGATAATTATCATGGATAAAAACTTGCGCTGATCCAGGAATCTtatactggggggggggggggggcggtgggTGGGGTGGCAGTCACTTGCATGGGCAAGGGTGACATGTTACCCCTCTAGagctgtacatgtataatacagtGATCTGAGGAATAATTCTGTTTGGCTTTTTTATTATGCTGATTTTATAAGTTTGAATTATTTGAGGtgtccggacccccccccccctttccccatTTCTAGATCTGCGCATTGATATAGATATTTATACCTGGACATGTAGAGTTTGTCACTGTATCTTTAAGTGAACTACAAATAACATGCAACACTTATATCTTATATACGGCATATCTATATATTGTTTCTTAGGTAAATTTGTTTGATCGTTTGATTATATCTAATTCAGGAAACTTTTTTAgagaaaataatcaaaatctACCTTCCCTATTTACATTCCGCTGACCTTACATAAATCATGACCACCACGCCGATAATTATTTGTCATTGTGATGATAGGTACTGTATCGCTAcctcgccttcgcaccttcacAATTTCGCCTTCGcgaaaattgataaacaaatacatgtacatgtattgattttaaaggTGCATATGCTCTACTTTCTAAAGTGTCATATGGAACGCCTTAGAAAAGAGTGTGTACTGGTCATAAAGAAAACAGGTGTAGTTCttttgtccaattttttttggaaaggggTGGGTGGATGGGTTAACTACCAATGTCAAGATCAAGGTGTCCTGTAAGGGAGGATCGTTTGAATTAACACCCCCATCCGCACCTCCAACCCCGAGCCACGTGTGTTTTAAACAGTTTTGATATAacaatactctctctctctctctctctctctctctctctctctctctctctctctctctctctctatatatatatatatgatccCTACGGCGGCAAATATTATTCTGACGATGCGTCACCATATCCATTAAAAATATCTAGAGATGAGAAAGGAATAATTTATGATAATTCATAGGTTTTGTTTTTAGgttgtttttattgttgttttttttttagaagggATGTGGGTTACGATAAAGTAATGTGTATTATTGCATATaaccattgtaaaaaaaaatgcaaatcaaTGTTCCTCTTATGTATAGAAGCCATCTGATTTTTCTCAtctgatttaaatatttgaagGTATCATCGTTGTCATCATGCGAGGAATCAGCCAGTACAGTGCGACACGTTGATCGCTGTCCAACAGACTCAGAATCATGGGAAATGGCTGCCAAAAACAAGAACTGTGATACCATTAAACAGAATTGCTCGAACATACATTATTTTCAGTATCATTGTGTCATAAATGCGTGGATGAACGAGACTTTAGAAGTGTGTGCACCTAATCGTATTATATTTGGTATGTTAATATACAGACATTAATTGTATACTTTGAAATTACGGTATATTTGTCACATACCCGGATCTAAAGGGAGTGGGGAATTACCCATCCACCCTCTCGAAAAATTCAAACCTATGAAATTCACATAGTAAAattacaacccccccccccccccgcgcaaACAAAATAACCATTCGGACAACCACCCCTTAATAATTgtttggatccgcgcatgtgtcAGGAGAAGGGCAGCACTCGTCATGTGATGGCCGTGGGGGGAGTTTTTACTTTAAGGGGATCAAATACAGAATTCGTTTTTTCCCTAAACCGtcgatataattttgtttattactAGTATATGAACATTTCACAATGAATTACGCTATCAATTTGAGAATTTTgtcttgttattttaaaaaccctttTTGATAATAAGAACAGAGAATTTTCTTATTCTCCATGTTTAATCTCGTTTAATCATCCACTCTCCTTTAACAAATTGAAAGGCTATATTGAATCAGGAATACAATTTTGACACGAAATGACTGAATAtgaaaaacataggtaatcatagattactaagctcaccgagacggagcatcacccttatgagacatcaccttcataagaccacctttatcattttatatgaaaatcatactttatgatcttggatattcatggattctgttttgacaaaatatcgtatatcatctgataaatttttttatgataatcatatgttcatatgttaatcaatacaatgatataaaattaaatattgcatcatgtcatatttctaatataatatatatcatataataaataaaataccgtaataaacaataatgagatttgatattgtaacgtatgatatgacattgtattgtgttataccttattgtatttgatcacataatacaatatcataaaatataatacaatatagtatcatattacaatatcatattacataatacatcataacactgaaacatgatattatattgtataatatagaatgatattgtattgaatgacactgaaacatatttgatacattatatgatattatatcatataatacaatataatttgattccaacattgtatcttatcaaatgatacaatattatgtgatatggtaaaatattataaaatacattattatattatacatattgcatcatatgacacaataaaatatattacaatatcatataatacaatttcatgtgatatgataatatatcatataaaccaatatcatatcatacaatatcgtatgatacaatataatataatattacaatatcatataatacaatttcatgtgatataattctatattactgaaaccaatatcatattatacaatattgtatgatacaatattatagaatatacaatattgtatcataggatacaatataatattttgcaatatctaatgtaattgtatcatgtgataaaataataaattaaaaatacaataaattttattatacaatattgtatcattatatacaatactatacataacaatatcatgatacataatcatatcataaaatatcaaaaaaattgatacaatatcatatcgtatcgtataactttttataatataacatatgatatcatattgtatcatatcaaacaatattgtttcatatcatacaatacttcaTCATAGGAatgatgttatatcatttatcaacaaacacatctatctatcgagctggtttgagtgaggttggagatttctttagcatccttgataatggagatcaggctctgcatctgaagcaacctctgcatttaatttataataaagttaaatcaactatgcaagctatcatctataaaacatgtgacctgttccaaaaaactaaacctcatccagcatccgaaacctatggctcagattcagcattcaagcccatcaggtgcatttgtatcaaaagacgcatcatccatgcaattttggtgaagtttggaccagtaataactaagatatcatcatcagagggcactagcaattaaaaccttaacttcctccagcatccgcaacctatggctcagattcagcatccatgcctgtcaggtgcatctgtatcataagacacaccatccattcaaatttggtgaagttaggaccagtaataactaagatttattttttagcatccttgataatggagatcaagctctgcatctgaagctacctctgcgattcattcatattacagttaaatcaactatgcaagtttgaaatagtactatcatttattaaacatgtgacctgttcctaaaaacttaactttattcagcatccgaaaccagactatgcattcaagcctgtcaagtgcatcaatatcataagacacaccatccatggaagtctggtgaagtaaggacaagtaataactaagttatcatcatcagagggcacctgtttcaaaaactttatctaaccagctcttaaaaccttaacctcctccagcatccgaaacctattgctcagattcagcattcaagcttgtcaggtgcatcagtatcataagacgcaccatccatacaagtttggtgaagttaggaccagtagtaactaagatataatcatcagagggcacctgcaacaaaaacttaaccagctctaaaaaccttaacctcttccggcatctgaaacctattgctcagattcagcattcaagcttgtcaggtgcatcagtatcataagacgcaccatccatacaagtttggtgaagttaggaccagtagtaactaagattaatcatcagagggcacctgcaacaaaaactttaaccagctctaaaaaccttaacctcttccagcatccgaaacctattgctcagattcagcattcaagcttgtcaggtgcatcagtatcataagacgcatcatccatacaagtttggtgcagttaggaccagtagtaacttagatattgctatcaatgggtacccgcaacaaaaactttaacctgctccaaaaaccttaacctcttccagcatccgaaacctatagctcagattcagacctcaagcctgtctggtgcatcagtatcataaggcacaccatccatgcaagtttggtgaagtaaagaccagcagtaactaagatactgctatcaaagggcacctgcaacaaaaactttaacctggttcaacaaccttaacctcctccagcatctgaaatttaggacccagattcagcatccaagtctttcaagtccataggtaggtccagatgcatcatccatgcaagtttggtgaagataggacaagtaatagcttagatacaggacctgcaacaaaaactttaaccaggtccggacgccgacgccgacgccaccgccgacgccgacgccgagggtatagcataagctctccttgacttcgtctcggtgagctaaaaataaagtAACTGATGGTAGTTCCACCCTCAGCCATACCTGTTTACCCGGGGCTTTAATTATTTACAGGCTATTGCACAGAATATAATGTCATGGGGCGAGTTATTCAAGAGAACTACCTCGCAGATTGTACAAAACATGATCCGCCATGCCCAGAATTCTACAACTCAGCAGAGGCATACAAATGTGAGTTTATTCACCAATTTAGTGAATCCGATTGAAACAAAATGCGGCTAACTACAATACAAATAAAGTACATATAACAGTTACTAAACCTGCATAATTACACCgctgttaagttttttttaaagctttttaaaatttcgTGATTCAGAAAGGTAAATAAGCTTATGGTAAGTGGAATAAATCATTGTGCAGATATTACAATTGATTTCATCTATTTTAATACATAGATTATATCCTTTTGTAAAACTGAATCTTCAAATTGTAGATCAAAGTTGTTATCAGCTGGTAAAAAAGAATCATCAAACAATAGAGTATAGCAACGAAGATATAAAGAAACCAGTTGTACATGTGATGTCAACTTCAGAAATGTAATAAGCTCTGTTCAGCATTTGTCtacattgaatatatacatgtctgTAGTTTATTTTTAACGTAAATGTGATTTCCTTCGTATACAATTTGACTAAAGTGTGGTTCACGTTTTTCTTTTAGGCTCCGCGGAGGTATAGCGGTTATATTTCTATCCATACTGCATGCATGTGTTTTATAAGGAACAGTATGTGTGTATAACTCCCATGACTGCATGTTTACCTGTATGTGTTGATGCAGTCGCAAGAACTTCGTCTAACTTTCAAATGTTCATCTGATGGGAGCCTGTACAATTAAGTCTTTCAAGAAAAAAGGAGAAACTTTTAAATGGCAGGGTTTAGAGTGAAATTTGTTGACAAATAATAAGACGTTGTTACAAATACAATGTTACAGTAATGTTGTAATTGTGATGCCAATCGAAAATCGTAACATATTATTTCCGTTTATTTGATGTTGCCTATTAACTCCTCGTTGGATCAACCGCATGCgttgaaatattaattattatgcATATTCATCGGTGATTTCACAATCCTATAGATGTTAACTTTGTTCTTGAAAATGACCGCGTGACTTATCTTAAATTTACTTAAAATCGTCATTCTACAATTAATTTATCATGTACAGCCTGTTAATTGGTATTAATATTAAAACGAATGATTTATCAGTTAAAGTGGCGTGGTCTCGATTTTGGTCAAAcatatttttccgattttaatatttacaatgcttcagtaaggcatttttaataggcaaccaaattttgagtgccagtcgttgagttataagcgagttacagagcttacagttCTTTGCTagtgtaaacaaagcttttgttttaataaaattccagttttatactcaaaatgaatgtgttaaacgttaggatctgttttttatgcttattaataaaatgaattagaGTATAGACAAATCAGCTGGAAAAGCACGTTTTTACTAGACTAAGTATATTGAACCctgaatattttacaaaaacagggcacgagccttgtttgcATGAGAAAGAGTTGTGACCCCTGTATATTGCTTATATCTCTATCCCATGCTTCTTAAATTTGATTCtatcatttgaaatgtattcCCAAAACgttgtaaatgtttaaaacagaaaaatagaatttgaccaaaatcgtgaccatgccttttaaaactgcatacatgtatcttaagtCTTAATTGTGTTACCATTGTTCAAGCTATTCACTCTACTAAAATCATGTGTTGAATAAGTCAGTTTTTAAATGATATGTGGCACGAACAAAATGTGTCAactttttttatagttttcatGTCTaaataattatccttttttaatttatcagaGACATTTGTCTTGCAAACTCCACGACGCTATCTCGTCAATTGCAGATTACGCTGTGTCGGCTTGATAGTCTCGATTTCACTGTGTTGGCTTGTTACATGTAGCCTTTATTTCACTGTGTTGGCTTGTTAGCCTCGATTTTACTATATCGGCTTGTTAAGTTAGCCTCAATTTAACTGTGTCGTTTTGTAAGCTTaagattttacattattatgagATCATATGTATAAGAGatgaaagatatattttaaataaacatttaaattttaagatttttaatagaaatttattttaatatcccTTTTTGCAGAAAAAAGGCAAAGCTGTGATAAAATGGTACATCTTATTGGGTAAAATGAAAAAGTCACAGAAGAATAGATTGATGCGCTTTTGACACAATCCATGTACTTTGTGTCCTAGACTGTTTAATCTATAATACATAAGAAACAAATTTACTTTCCCGTTACTAACTACCTTACAACTACTTTAACTCCATGTGTATAATAAGCTAGTTTAATATCAATAATGTTCGTGGGTGTCAATTTTCGAGgataaaagtaaaatgttaataatgcgtaaattgttaaattgtgttattagaaatTGCACCTCAATGAGCATTTGATATTGTAGATCACTTAACAACAAAGAAATCCAAGAGGactggtgtgtgtgtgtgtgtgtgtgtgtgtgtgtgtgtgtgtgtgtgtgtgtgtgtaattgaatattgataaaaGCAAGTCTTTGCCGTAACCTCGCACTTCAAGTCGCCAACTCAAATGTTGACACATATTTTCTCTTATCTCAAAAGTTTTGGAAGAAAGTTATAATAAGGTGGAGTCTATTACTTAACCCATTCAGGCAGTTCAGATAAACAAAATCCGACAGGGTTTTCCAGTTAAACAATAGCTGTAATATCGAACCCGATTTCGCAAAAGAAAGGGCGAACtcttctttattttaataagaataatctAAAAACCAATTTAATGTTAGTTTTTATATGATATCTATCAAGATGATGAAGAatggatctacatgtacattcaactctacatgtacatgcaacatAGTAAATAATCCGTCCTTGGTGCACTCGTTGATTCATAAGAAAGTGTTCCTTAAATTATATGCTTTCGTTGTACAGGTTTTGATGTAATCACAAAATAACGTATCAGAAGTACGGACTCTATCATCTTCCAATTCTACAGTATATTACACCCACtaatatggaacgccatagctgccttatgttcCTATTtcatatgaagatggtgctttattatattatgctgtggttatttcatgtgaagatggtgctttattatatgaaggtggtgctttattatatgaagatggtgctttaatatatgaagatggtgcttttttatatgaagatggtgctttattatatgaaggtggtgcttttttatatgaagatggtgctttattatatgaaggtggagctttattatatgaagatggtgctttattatatgaagatggtgcttttttacgtgatgatgcttttttatgtgaagatgctttattatatgatggtgctttttaatgtgaaggtgGTCACTCGGAACTCCTCTTATTTTTGAATACTGGGTTAACCATTTATGTATTATCTcgaaatattgaaagtaaaacaaaaaattgatgcgATCAAAATCCATTTGATACA
This Crassostrea angulata isolate pt1a10 unplaced genomic scaffold, ASM2561291v2 HiC_scaffold_46, whole genome shotgun sequence DNA region includes the following protein-coding sequences:
- the LOC128168758 gene encoding uncharacterized protein LOC128168758, which encodes MEEKSRIPLLLTFMCICSEVSSLSSCEESASTVRHVDRCPTDSESWEMAAKNKNCDTIKQNCSNIHYFQYHCVINAWMNETLEVCAPNRIIFGYCTEYNVMGRVIQENYLADCTKHDPPCPEFYNSAEAYKYQSCYQLVKKNHQTIEYSNEDIKKPVVHVMSTSEMLRGGIAVIFLSILHACVL